CACCTCTCCACAGAAGCCACCTCCATCATCACAGGGGTTCGTATGCCAAGTTTTTTCCTCCAGTTTGTGCCTCGGTATCCCACTTCCCAACCATAATGAACGCATGTCACTGTTATTGAAATGTGATGGAACTCCTCTCCAGCATCACGTTTCAGCTTTAAGTCCATTGCTGGTGAATAACGTGcctctccttcttgttttgaatcatcTGCAGCTGTTGGAGAAAGACCCAGAGTGGCGGCTGGGCGCCGGGGAGCGCGGAGTGGAAGACGTCAAGGCCCACCCCTTCTTCAGGGTACGTGGCACACACAACCGTTTTAGGGCTCTGTCCCATGAAGGCGGCACCCCCTTATCcttcttttcttctctctcgtttcagagtgtggattggcCAGCGCTGCTTGCTAAGAGAGTGACGCCTCCCTTCATCCCCACAATCAGCGAGCGGGAGGCCCTGTGCAGCTCCGCGGCCCCCGTGTTCACTCTGCCCCACAAGCGCAGGGCCCTGACTGAAGAGGAGCAAGAGCTCTTCAAAGACTTTGAATATGTGGCTGACTGGTTCTAGTGCCAGCGCTGGGGAAAAGagacagtcacacagagagagagacagtcacaCCGAAAGAGATAGACAAACATTGAGAGCAACATCAGAACATCAGCTCTCCCCTTcccctccccttcccctcccctcccctcccctccccctctctcccctgacatgcacacacacacacacacacacacacgcacacgcacgcacatgcacgcacactaATTGAAGGATGTAAGACAGAGGATCCTGCAGCTGTTGTGATGGACCTGGTGGTGGGACATTTGACACTTGAAAACCGGCCTTCAACTCCAGACGGACCTGCTGAAATCACGTGTTCCTCCTGTAAGACTGAGAGGATACTGCAGCTGTTGTGATGGATATGGCTGTGGGACATTTGACACTTGAAAACCGGCCTTCAACTCCAGACGGACCTGCTGAAATCACGTGTTCCTCCTCACACTGCTGACTAAATAAAAACCACCAACAATCACTTTCAAAGATGCCTCCTTGTGTTTGGACTTCTTGACTGTAAAATAGGGAACTGATCTCCTGTGCCACTGTGGGTCTTCAAAGGTCACGTCATTTTCTCATCGGTTGAAGGCAAATGAGCATTAATATGTACTATGACTCACACAGTTAACATcctaagtattattatttatacatatgtGCAGTAAACATGGTTAAAGGAAAACATGACCCAACTGCATGCCAAATATTTAAAGTCTCAAATatgattaaaatacacaaatccctctgaatcacagaaaacaaaagtttACTGCAACACCAAATCCTATACAATGAAACCagataatatgtaaaatatctgATGTTTATGGCTTGCAGTCTCTGGAACATGTCaaatttaatgaataaaatgaaATCAATACACTCCTGACACGGGTCTTAAAAGTGGTTTCCTCATGGCAGTGAATACTTGATGGCAATCATGTTTTTCTTCGCCACGCCACACAGGCTCCCACAAGCATTGAGTCCATCTGTAAACTCTGATCTCATGTCCGCAGTCGTCAAGAACGATGTTAATTAAAGATCAGTATAAATAAAGGGCATGACGCACTGTACAGACTGACTCCAGAAGAAACCTCTATCTGTGGTGCTCTCTCCACAGGTGACACTAAATATGACAGATTACAATGAGCTTCATGAGGTTCCTCAGAAACGGCAGATGAGGGTATTTTCATAGACTTGTTCCAGCATGGTCCTGTTGAACTTGTGAACAGCAGTATTCACGTACAGGACAGAGCATGTCCACAGCCTATGTTTTGGTCTCACTCTTGTGCGGGGGGTGCTGCTCATGGTGAAGCTGTCACAGTCGCTTGTTTGAACTCTTCTCTTTGCTTTAGTGTGGCTCTCAGTCCCAATTCCAGCACTGTACAAATCTTCAGGCACTTCCTGGTGCAAAAATTCATACAGTGGCTTTGCAAAACTTGGAAAACTGGGCAATAAAGTCTTTCAGTATCAAAACATATGAAACACGAGGaagaattgcaaaaagaaatCAATTTCCTTTCTGACACGTTTgtctaaaataaagcattattccAAAGTTTTGAACTTATTTGTGAATGAGTTTCTTCAGTGCCTCGCCTCTAACTCGTCAGATGAATCCAAGGCCACAATCTGTTTTCAGAAAACAGGGCCATAAAGTATTATCAAGATTATCAAAAATAAAGTACTCCtgtgtattaaatacattacaatctgtcacagattttctttaatttaaatatttttattagcAACTATGTGAAGGTTTTGATTGAATGCCAGCTTATATCCTTTTATTGCAAATAAAtcttgaaattgcagtgtcccATTCATGGCCTTTCCCCAACCTCGTCACTCTCTAGTTACTGTAGTAGGAGAGAGGGCCTCCTGAATACCTCTTGAATGTGAGCCCTTTCAAGTCAATGAAACGatcaaacacactcactcagccaaatgtattattacatgGGGCTCATGAACAGAGGTCACGACTAGAATACAAATAGACAAATAAATAGGTCTACATGTAACCAAACACAGGGAAGACTGGATGGAAAACTGTCCAGCAGTACAGAACAATAGGGATCGTGCTACCAAATAAAGTGATGTTACCCACAGTAATaatatagtaatacataaacTCACCTTTAAGACCAAACCAAATTAATAGtgagtaataaaataaagaataaacaaaAGAACAATATCACACAAATATTTCACTGTTGATCTCCTACACTCTACTCTCCAATAGTGGACTACATCCAGCCTCCCATCAATTCTGAATTAACAGTATGAATCCCAGAAATAAATAGaagaatgaataaaaaaatattataaaaaactatttaaaacagtGGTTGGCACGCATTTCctaaaagacaaataaaaacaagcatTTAAGTAACCACCAAATCAAGTATAAAAAGATATAAACAGATatcaaagaaaacacatttacctCGGTAGGTCAGAATGGTTAGCCAATGTTAGCCAAAGTTAGCAACAAACCTGGCTTGCAATACCAACAGAGAAAAGTTATTCAAAAAACCCTCATTTACCACGGGTAAACGAGGTTAAACAATTCAACTGACAACCAATAAAACCCGAACTTGCCCTACAAATgccaataataaagaaaaacttTCACCTCGGACGAGTCTGGATATTATAGCCCTTCCAGAGACACCCTAGACATAAACTAATATAAACTAACAAACACTGGTTGCGCTGGGAAATCTAAGCAATGTGACCAGCCAGCTTATCGTTTGAACAGGTAAAAGCAAAGTCTCAATCCCAGGAATTGAAGGTTGCTTGTGCTGCCCTGTGGGTATGGGAtcagggcatctgccaataaataaataataatcatcatcatcatcataataataataatacattttttatggtttaattgtttcatttattttgttgtctgtTAGTCAATCtataaagtgctctgtggaTACCCTgggaagggcgctatacaaataacaatagattgattgattgatcaatCAGTGGAGAGTAAAGGGACAGAGACAACTGGGtggaaagaaagacagagaagAATGGGCAGAGGTAAAGAAGGGAGGAGTTCCCATACGCATATCCAACATAGGCTGGGAGAGCATTACTGGGGAAATCCCTCAAGCAGTCTCTCCTAACAGAGATCGCCGGGGTTTGTAAGGCAAATCTTCCAAGCACTTCATTGATCGCAGCACTCAATAACGGTTGAAAATAACACAATTGAGTTTGTATTGTAATGCTATAGTCAGGAAGTTAAATCCTAAAATGGTCTTCATTCCACTTGACACAGTTAAGTATCTTAAGAAATGGGCTGATCAGCAGAGAAAGTAAAAATATGGCAGCCTGGTTGTGCACCTGAAAGTCCTGAAGGACACAAAGCTTAATCAGCTTAATGTCAGCTGGAACACTGTGTACAATTACAAACTcagggaatgagagagagagagagagagagagagagagagagagagagagagagagagagaaaggaaggaaAGGCTGATGATATTATCATATTAGCATCATAGAAGAAGACAGAGCATATCGAGAGCATACCCTAACACCCAATACTTAAAATATTTCTAAGTAATTTTTTTGCTGACCACAACTCACAAGAgccacaaacaaattgaaacccCTTCTAAAATGCATAACGCTCTTACAGGATGAGTAAGGGCCCTTTGCCAATCTTTTGTGGTAAATCTCTCTCACCCCTAGCAGAGAGGCGGGAGCGGCAGCTACAGAATACATAACAGAATGTGAATGTGCGCCTGCAAACCATGACGTGTAGTTCTCTAATGCTTGTTCTGGAATAGGAGCACATGCCTACATTGATTATCAGTATTAAACAGTGGCGAACTGTCAGGGCCTTCAAGGTATTCAGAGAAGGCCCTGGAATCctcagatgaaaaaaaacaaaaacatatgtgattaattctataaataaaataaaataaaattccgCCGacttgtttctgttgttttctgttcatGCACTGCGCATTTGAGTGATTTTGTGTTGGGAAAAAATTCAACCAATCAGATATTTTTCTACGGAGTCTCTGGGGAGAATATTTTCCATCCAGGGTATTTCTATTTCCTCGATAGCATGCCCTGACCATTAAACGGAATGATTAATTTGGTTTTATCTCAAGGTGTAGCAAAAATTAGACAATGCAAAATTTTCTTTTCACACCTATCTGGCCTGGCTGCATTCTTTTCTAGATCACCAAAACGAACACAGCTGCTTGATGAAATATGTCAGAAGCGACTGCCACGAGTAGCACCACCCAGGTGGAATTTTGCATCAAGATTGGTGTGCACTGTATTTGAAAAGAAGGATGCTCTTAAGGATCTGTTTGAGTACATTGTTGACCTCcaatagtgagagaaacctttgtccagcagggacagtctttcttttttccttgcagggagctgatccatcaggccagaccagacgagacggggaggtgccggttgacagagctgcagagtcctgggtccttggagcggtccggaggccgaggcgagtggagattgggacggaccgggagcgacaggggacctagccagaggagtcggtggactcctcacggagtgggtcccacccagaagcccggccgaccatctacccggagcccggcctgaccaggactgctccccgctgacgtcaccagccaggatccaggagaggcctcggattccagggaccgaccaggccgatcggcaacgtccctgagggaggcctcctgcagccagggcccggacttctccccgcaaggcccgctccctgcaagagccccggaggtggaagctgctccccagccaggtggacttgccccgacctccggattgagagcctcccgacccttctcccaggtaggaaagcgcagcatggcccagcgaaccgccggtgtgaggcgccataatgcggtgcgcttcagcaggtccgtgctgcagaggggcctgggctttgccccttctgagctgaactgtgtggttaaactgcctggacctagggacgtgtttgaggtgagctttaagaaccctcaagtgctggagagtttttggaatttgtatagagaaaaaaaagacagcatgcccctgagtgactttgtggtcgacgccctgacagatagagaaattaaaatagtaactattcagttctataatgaagcagtggcagagtacaacgtagaagtatggcttaggagacactgtgagatcctgtctgaaagcaggagagttaatgatgaggatggggtctggaccggtgctcggcggtggcaggtgcgcctgcaggtggaagtggccgccatcggcggagtacgccatctgccAAGTACCGTGgtattaggagcaaatagggggcttgtcttctaccatggcatgcccaaattatgtaggaactgcggggccctgggtcatttagccgcagcctgcactgttgtcaagtgcaaggtctgcggcggagaacatcagaccagggcctgcaagcaggagagggcctgcaacctgtgcggtgggggagggcatctcttcaggaattgtccctcctcctatgcaaatagggcgcgggccctcgggggtggtggagagagagaaaatcaagtggaggctcctccaaaggtgataccccaagatgggggtagagaggaaacaatcctcaggagcctcataggctccctctctgactctgggtcagaagtggaggcagagggggagtggacagtggtagcggggaagaggaggagggcagagaagaggagcatgggtagggggggtatgatgaaaaaaaggatccattctgcagattctcccccccctgccggctcctcccccgctgcagagtcctctccctctaatttctacacgccccactctgactccggagaggagagtagtgggccttctccactgccccgagtgggcagcctggtggatgagaggccccctagaaataacattcctcctgccccacaactgagactctcccaggggaggggtcaggtatgccctcccggcagtagtgggagagccgcaggtcctcaggagatgagagtcggcgccagtgtcctttcccagaaagacatcagggacgtgatggtaaggtcactggcgctgggggaggaggcctgcggcggcagacagccgggaagggagagaccaccccctcccccaccattagttaaaagaacaactagcggggtctacacagttttctccccagttgtacataaagcctctgccctgccatctgttcgtcgggcctcggcctcaaaggaaccagggagaacctccagcaccacgggccctgagcccagtggagttttgccagccttaccgggtggcgggagccgagccccccccatagtcttcctagaggatcaagcggtgaggcaaatgattgaaatgatgggtgctagcgctaagctaggtgagggagaagagaggagtggggaagagaaaggtttctttacatgattgttacggagcgggtaattgccctcacagccattatggcattaactattatttcaataaatgtgaggagcattgctgaggtgaaaaagaggaccgatgttttaaactctctggctggaatgaaggcagatattatttgtttgcaggagtgcggcatcccgttccaaaaagaatataaagatctccgggacacttggaccctaggagaatccttctggtcggggtccaatgtgtcccgagcggacgggattgccgtactcctgaaaaaccccttcataacagcaaaaacatttaaggttatagaggcgggcagactggccagcctcgatcttaaatacaagggggctgtattgaggctggtcaatgtctatgcccccaccagccagagagagagagtcctctttctccctcagctacgcccgctcctgatcggcaccttgccagttatcatttcaggtgatttcaactgtgctctgagggatgtagaccggagtaagccccgcaacgatagatccagcagggacctcgctgcgttcgtggaggactttgaactctgcgacgcaggtcgggacctggtccccttgttcacctgggtgagttcttctggctcctccttctccaggatagatctcgtcctcctcagtaagccactggagaggaccgccatgtcttcggaggcggtcttcttttcagaccacaggctcctgacgacaaaggtgctcattccgagcacacgggagtcggggcctggggtctggaagctcaacacctctctgctcgatgaccctcgtgtgattaagacctttagcagacgcctcgaggagtggaggaccctgaaggacctttttgattctcccatagagtggtgggagatggtgaagaaaagaaccaagggctacttcattcagctggggaaacggaaagctcgcgagagacgggcgagatattcccatctaaacgcccgcctccagcgcctgagtcttttacagctcagaggcttcgacctagctgaggaggtggcccgggtcaaactgagtctctccgccctctatcggga
This is a stretch of genomic DNA from Amia ocellicauda isolate fAmiCal2 chromosome 11, fAmiCal2.hap1, whole genome shotgun sequence. It encodes these proteins:
- the LOC136762703 gene encoding serine/threonine-protein kinase N2-like, producing MGASDLTGTFIGTPDFIAPEALTEETYTRAVDWWALGVLLYEMLVGKRPFTGNDEDAMFESIIRDPVQFPSHLSTEATSIITGLLEKDPEWRLGAGERGVEDVKAHPFFRVRGTHNRFRALSHEGGTPLSFFSSLSFQSVDWPALLAKRVTPPFIPTISEREALCSSAAPVFTLPHKRRALTEEEQELFKDFEYVADWF